A genome region from Trichosurus vulpecula isolate mTriVul1 chromosome 5, mTriVul1.pri, whole genome shotgun sequence includes the following:
- the LOC118852193 gene encoding GLIPR1-like protein 1, with the protein MMLDQRFPWLWALILAFMVTQSSPDFTQIPSITDPKFIQECVDMHNQVRTTVEPVCGNMKYMSWDPALAKSARAWAKRCVFQHNSLIGQKHECHPTFSTVGENLWMGKITDNVVRDSITDWYNESRYFELATIICTTFCGHYTQVVWATTYKVGCALKMCPNLGKDYVLFVCDYAPAGNLVGIRPYQKGLRCNHCPEDHCENNLCRNPARDKVLSYPYWNPRWEFPRRITCNPFCQVCVSLRLGGMALATVGVIVLQRIKPHMHLRT; encoded by the exons ATGATGTTGGATCAGAGGTTCCCCTGGCTATGGGCTCTGATCCTGGCCTTTATGGTCACACAATCATCCCCTGATTTTACCCAAATACCATCAATCACGGATCCCAAATTTATCCAGGAATGTGTCGATATGCACAATCAGGTGCGCACTACAGTCGAACCGGTTTGTGGAAACATGAAATACATG agtTGGGATCCTGCTTTAGCAAAGTCTGCCAGAGCATGGGCAAAGAGATGTGTTTTCCAACATAATAGTCTTATAGGCCAGAAACATGAATGCCATCCTACTTTTAGTACTGTAGGAGAAAATTTATGGATGGGCAAAATAACTGACAATGTTGTCAGAGACAGTATTACGGATTGGTATAATGAATCCCGATATTTTGAATTAGCCACCATCATATGTACAACATTCTGTGGCCATTACACTCAG GTTGTCTGGGCCACTACCTATAAAGTTGGCTGTGCTCTTAAAATGTGTCCTAATTTAGGAAAAGATTACGTACTGTTTGTGTGTGATTATGCACCTGC AGGGAACTTGGTTGGAATTCGTCCTTATCAGAAAGGACTGCGATGCAATCATTGTCCGGAAGATCATTGTGAAAATAATCTTTGCA gaAATCCAGCACGTGACAAAGTCTTAA GTTACCCATATTGGAATCCAAGATGGGAATTTCCTCGTCGGATTACATGTAATCCATTCTGTCAAGTCTGTGTGTCACTTAGACTGGGAGGAATGGCTTTAGCCACTGTGGGTGTTATTGTGCTACAAAGGATAAAGCCACACATGCATTTAAGGACTTAG